A region from the Variovorax sp. RKNM96 genome encodes:
- a CDS encoding FAD-dependent oxidoreductase, producing MTAPLPSHAQVVIAGGGIAGCSAAYHLTKLGCTDVIVLEQGQLTCGTTWHAAGLVGQLRANRSMTKMSRYGIDLYASLEAETGLATGWKQCGSITVARTPERMTLLKRTIATARSFGIEAEFITPAEAKELWPLMRIDDLVGAVWLPGDGKANPTDLTQSLAKGARNRGAKVFEGVQITGTLIEHGRIVGVETNQGTVRCESFLNCAGQWARELGKMSGVNIPLHSAEHFYLVTKEIEGVHRDLPVLRDPDGYIYYKEEVGGLVMGGFEPVAKPWGMDGIPPKFEFQLLPDDMDQFQILLDEAVHRTPALETTEIKLFLNGPESFTPDGNFILGEAPEVRGYFVAAGFNSAGIANAGGAGKLIAEWIVGGAAPADLLDVDIRRFAPFNSNKRWLKERTVEALGLHYAMRWPRHELESGRPLRRSPLYDKLKAKGAAFGSKLGWERASWFALPGQKAEARYGFGRPDWLDACIAEQMAVRQDVVVFDQTSFGKLMVQGRDAELLLQRLCANDVAIRPGSMVYTALLNERGGFESDLTVMRLEADCFLIITGSAQPYRDIGHIKRHLQPNEHVTVTDVTSGYCTLTVTGPKAQQLLSRVTPQDLGKEAFPQSAVIEIDVGHARALAAKVSYVGGPGWELYIPTEMAVHVYDTLFEAGADLGLRDGGYYTIDALRIEAGRRAFGLELGPDENPFEAGLEFAVQLDKPVAFIGQAALSKIAPERLSKRLLMFTLDDEQAFAWGGEPILRNGKAVGELTSTAWSAVLGRMVVMGYVRSAEALTRDEAMQGSYEIDIAGQRFAATAQARPPYPSLVKAALEQRR from the coding sequence ATGACGGCGCCACTTCCTTCCCATGCACAGGTCGTCATCGCGGGTGGCGGCATCGCCGGCTGCAGCGCGGCCTACCACCTCACCAAGCTCGGCTGCACCGACGTGATCGTGCTCGAGCAGGGCCAGCTCACCTGCGGCACGACCTGGCATGCGGCTGGGCTCGTCGGCCAGCTGCGCGCGAACCGCAGCATGACGAAGATGAGTCGCTACGGCATCGACCTGTATGCATCGCTCGAAGCCGAGACCGGTCTGGCCACCGGCTGGAAGCAGTGCGGCAGCATCACCGTGGCGCGCACGCCCGAGCGCATGACGCTGCTCAAGCGCACCATCGCCACCGCGCGCAGCTTCGGCATCGAGGCCGAATTCATCACGCCCGCCGAAGCGAAGGAGCTCTGGCCGCTGATGCGCATCGACGACCTCGTGGGCGCCGTCTGGCTGCCCGGTGACGGCAAGGCCAATCCCACCGACCTCACGCAGTCGCTGGCCAAGGGCGCGCGCAACCGCGGCGCGAAGGTCTTCGAGGGCGTGCAGATCACCGGCACGCTCATCGAGCACGGCCGCATCGTGGGCGTGGAGACCAACCAGGGCACGGTGCGCTGCGAGAGCTTTCTCAACTGCGCGGGCCAGTGGGCGCGCGAGCTGGGCAAGATGTCGGGCGTCAACATCCCGCTGCATTCGGCCGAGCACTTCTACCTGGTCACCAAGGAGATCGAAGGCGTGCACCGCGACCTGCCGGTGCTGCGCGACCCCGACGGCTACATCTACTACAAGGAAGAAGTCGGCGGCCTCGTGATGGGCGGCTTCGAGCCCGTGGCCAAGCCCTGGGGCATGGACGGCATTCCGCCCAAGTTCGAGTTCCAGCTGCTGCCGGACGACATGGACCAGTTCCAGATCCTCCTGGACGAGGCGGTGCACCGCACGCCGGCGCTGGAGACCACCGAGATCAAGCTGTTCCTGAACGGCCCCGAGAGCTTCACGCCGGACGGCAACTTCATCCTCGGCGAAGCGCCCGAAGTGCGCGGCTATTTCGTGGCGGCCGGCTTCAACTCGGCCGGCATCGCGAACGCGGGCGGCGCGGGCAAGCTGATTGCCGAATGGATCGTCGGCGGCGCCGCGCCGGCCGACCTGCTCGACGTGGACATCCGCCGCTTCGCGCCCTTCAACAGCAACAAGCGCTGGCTCAAGGAGCGCACGGTCGAAGCGCTCGGGCTGCACTACGCGATGCGCTGGCCGCGCCACGAGCTGGAGTCAGGACGGCCGCTGCGCCGCTCGCCGCTGTACGACAAGCTCAAGGCCAAGGGCGCGGCGTTCGGCAGCAAGCTGGGCTGGGAGCGTGCGAGCTGGTTCGCGCTGCCGGGCCAGAAGGCGGAGGCCCGCTACGGCTTCGGCCGACCCGACTGGCTCGATGCCTGCATCGCCGAACAGATGGCCGTGCGGCAGGATGTGGTCGTCTTCGACCAGACCTCGTTCGGCAAGCTGATGGTGCAGGGCCGCGACGCCGAACTGCTGCTGCAGCGCCTGTGCGCCAACGACGTGGCGATACGGCCCGGCAGCATGGTCTACACCGCCTTGCTCAACGAGCGCGGCGGCTTCGAGAGCGACCTCACGGTGATGCGGCTGGAGGCCGACTGCTTCCTCATCATCACCGGCTCCGCGCAGCCGTACCGCGACATCGGCCACATCAAGCGCCACCTGCAGCCGAACGAGCATGTGACGGTGACCGACGTGACCTCGGGCTACTGCACGCTCACCGTGACCGGGCCGAAGGCGCAGCAGCTGTTGTCGCGCGTCACGCCGCAGGACCTCGGCAAGGAAGCGTTCCCGCAATCGGCCGTGATCGAGATCGACGTCGGCCACGCGCGTGCGCTCGCGGCCAAGGTCTCGTACGTCGGCGGCCCCGGATGGGAGCTGTACATCCCCACCGAGATGGCGGTGCATGTGTACGACACGCTGTTCGAAGCGGGCGCCGACCTGGGCCTGCGCGATGGCGGCTACTACACGATCGACGCCCTGCGCATCGAAGCCGGGCGCCGCGCCTTCGGCCTCGAACTGGGGCCGGACGAGAACCCGTTCGAGGCAGGCCTGGAGTTCGCGGTGCAACTGGACAAGCCGGTCGCGTTCATCGGCCAGGCCGCCCTCTCGAAGATCGCGCCGGAGCGGCTTTCCAAGCGGCTTCTGATGTTCACGCTCGATGACGAACAGGCCTTCGCCTGGGGCGGCGAGCCGATCCTGCGCAACGGCAAGGCCGTGGGCGAACTGACCTCCACCGCCTGGAGCGCGGTGCTCGGGCGGATGGTGGTGATGGGCTATGTGCGCAGCGCCGAGGCGCTGACGCGCGACGAGGCGATGCAGGGGTCTTACGAAATCGACATCGCGGGCCAGCGATTCGCTGCGACGGCGCAGGCGCGGCCGCCCTATCCATCACTTGTGAAGGCCGCGCTCGAACAGCGCCGCTAG
- the purU gene encoding formyltetrahydrofolate deformylase yields MSETTPRRYVLTLTCPDRTGIVAAVGSFIASHGGLISQAAQHGDALHNRFYMRVEIQADTLPFYLDEFRERFAPLARQFEMEWGISDSSVKKRMVVLVSKLDHCLNDLLHRWRNKDLHCEIPCVISNHNDLRSFVEWHGIPYFHVPVTPETKEQAYAEVERLFREFSGDFMVLARYMQVLSDGMTERLRNRIINIHHSFLPAFVGGKPYHQAFERGVKMTGATSHYVTAELDAGPIIEQGVIDIDHGNSIEEMVRLGKDIEKSVLSRSVRHHLEDRILVHRNKTVVFK; encoded by the coding sequence ATGAGCGAAACCACGCCGCGCCGCTACGTCCTCACGCTGACCTGCCCGGATCGCACCGGCATCGTGGCGGCCGTGGGCAGCTTCATCGCCAGCCACGGCGGCCTGATCTCGCAGGCGGCGCAGCACGGCGATGCGCTGCACAACCGCTTCTACATGCGCGTGGAGATCCAGGCCGACACGCTGCCCTTCTATCTCGATGAGTTCCGCGAGCGCTTCGCCCCGCTCGCCAGGCAGTTCGAGATGGAATGGGGCATCTCCGACAGCTCGGTGAAGAAACGCATGGTGGTGCTGGTCAGCAAACTGGACCACTGCCTGAACGACCTCCTGCACCGCTGGCGCAACAAGGACCTGCACTGCGAGATCCCTTGCGTGATCTCCAACCACAACGACCTGCGCTCCTTCGTCGAGTGGCACGGCATCCCCTACTTCCACGTGCCGGTGACGCCCGAGACCAAGGAGCAGGCCTACGCCGAAGTGGAGCGCCTTTTCCGCGAATTCAGCGGCGACTTCATGGTGCTCGCACGCTACATGCAGGTGCTGTCCGACGGCATGACCGAGCGCCTGCGCAACCGCATCATCAACATCCACCACAGCTTCCTGCCGGCCTTCGTCGGCGGCAAGCCGTACCACCAGGCCTTCGAGCGCGGCGTGAAGATGACCGGCGCCACCAGCCACTACGTGACCGCCGAGCTCGATGCCGGGCCGATCATCGAACAGGGCGTGATCGACATCGACCACGGCAACTCGATCGAGGAGATGGTGCGGCTGGGCAAGGACATCGAAAAGAGCGTGCTATCGCGCAGCGTGCGCCACCACCTCGAAGACCGGATCCTGGTCCACCGCAACAAGACGGTGGTCTTCAAGTAA
- a CDS encoding 2-aminoethylphosphonate--pyruvate transaminase, which produces MSQAPHPTYPILLTPGPLTTSDRTRQAMLRDWGSWDSDFNQITARIRKEVLNIVHGTGTHECVPLQGSGTFSVEAAIGTIVPRNGHVLVPSNGAYCQRLAKICKVLGRKLTTIDYTEEKQVSPADVDRALAADPGITHVAVVHCETGAGVLNPLHEIALVVAKHGRGLIIDAMSSFGALEIDARKTPFDAVVAASGKCLEGVPGMGFVVIKRSTLEKCEGNCHSLSMDLYDQWVYMEKTTQWRFTPPTHVVAALDTAIAQYIEEGGLAARGARYARNCKGLIDGLAALGFRSFLDPAIQAPIIITFHAPDDANYDFKTFYQEVKKRGYILYPGKLTQVETFRVGCMGHFGDAGIPGAVAAIADTLKAMNIRQVSAPVAA; this is translated from the coding sequence ATGAGTCAAGCCCCCCACCCCACCTATCCCATCCTGCTCACACCCGGCCCCCTGACCACCTCGGACCGCACACGCCAGGCGATGCTGCGCGACTGGGGATCGTGGGACTCCGACTTCAACCAGATCACCGCCCGCATCCGCAAGGAGGTGCTGAACATCGTGCACGGCACGGGCACGCACGAGTGCGTTCCGCTGCAAGGCAGCGGCACCTTCTCGGTGGAGGCAGCCATCGGCACCATCGTGCCGCGCAACGGCCATGTGCTGGTGCCGAGCAACGGCGCGTACTGCCAGCGCCTGGCCAAGATCTGCAAGGTGCTCGGCCGCAAGCTGACCACCATCGACTACACCGAGGAAAAGCAGGTGTCGCCCGCCGACGTCGACCGCGCGCTCGCAGCCGACCCCGGCATCACCCACGTGGCCGTCGTGCATTGCGAAACCGGCGCCGGCGTGCTCAACCCGCTGCACGAGATCGCGCTGGTCGTGGCCAAGCACGGGCGCGGTCTGATCATCGATGCGATGAGTTCCTTCGGCGCACTGGAAATCGATGCACGCAAGACGCCCTTCGACGCGGTGGTCGCCGCCTCGGGCAAGTGCCTCGAAGGCGTACCGGGCATGGGCTTCGTCGTCATCAAGCGCAGCACGCTCGAGAAATGCGAAGGCAACTGCCACTCGCTGAGCATGGACCTGTACGACCAGTGGGTGTACATGGAGAAGACCACGCAATGGCGCTTCACGCCGCCCACACACGTGGTGGCCGCGCTGGACACCGCCATTGCGCAATACATCGAGGAAGGCGGCCTCGCCGCGCGCGGCGCCCGCTATGCGCGCAACTGCAAGGGGCTCATCGACGGGCTGGCCGCGCTGGGTTTCAGGAGCTTCCTCGATCCGGCCATCCAGGCGCCGATCATCATCACCTTCCACGCACCCGACGACGCCAACTACGACTTCAAGACCTTCTATCAGGAGGTGAAGAAGCGCGGCTACATCCTCTACCCCGGCAAGCTGACGCAGGTGGAGACCTTCCGCGTGGGCTGCATGGGGCACTTCGGCGATGCGGGCATTCCGGGTGCGGTGGCGGCGATTGCCGACACGCTCAAGGCGATGAACATCCGCCAGGTCTCCGCGCCCGTGGCTGCATGA
- a CDS encoding putative 2-aminoethylphosphonate ABC transporter permease subunit, with protein sequence MRWSRDETIARAILFVVMAMLFVFLIAPLVTILAHAVQDKDGRFVGLAHFITYFQTPSLLRAAWNSVWVSAAVVAISVPTAFVFAYALTRSRMPAPLKAVFRLIALIPLLAPSLLSAISFVQWFGNQGALKFLLGGMSIYGAPGIILAEVYNTFPHALMILVTALSLADGRLYEAATALRTRPFRQFMTITLPSCKYGLISAATVVFTYVVSDFGAPKVIGGNFNVLSVDVFKQVVGQHNFSIGAVVGMLLLLPSIVSFVIDYVVRRKLKAQLTARSVPYSPKRRKVADALLTLFCTVVCGLLLATIGMAIYTSLISLWPYDLSLTLKHYHFVLVESDMAAAYGNSLIVAMVTAVAGSLIVFVGAYLIEKTRNLGLMRKGMHLMAVLSMAVPGLVLGLGYVMFFNHPANPLNFLYQTMAILIISMVVHYYTSSHLTAVTALKQIDNEFEAVSASLKVPFFKTFLRVTVPVCLPAILDIGRYFFVVSMASLSCAIFLYTPETILASVAIMHLDDAGDIGPAAALASLIVVTSTLVCIAYSLLTRVLLARTQAWRNLGRG encoded by the coding sequence ATGCGCTGGAGCCGCGACGAAACCATCGCGCGCGCCATCCTGTTCGTGGTGATGGCGATGCTGTTCGTGTTTCTCATCGCGCCGCTGGTCACCATCCTCGCGCATGCGGTGCAGGACAAGGACGGCCGCTTCGTGGGCCTGGCCCACTTCATCACCTACTTCCAGACACCGAGCCTGCTGCGTGCGGCCTGGAACTCGGTCTGGGTCTCGGCGGCGGTGGTGGCGATCTCGGTGCCCACCGCCTTCGTCTTCGCCTACGCGCTCACACGCAGCCGCATGCCGGCGCCGCTGAAGGCGGTGTTCCGCCTCATCGCGCTGATCCCGCTGCTCGCGCCCTCGCTGCTGTCGGCCATCTCGTTCGTGCAGTGGTTCGGCAACCAGGGGGCGCTCAAGTTTCTCCTCGGTGGCATGTCGATCTACGGCGCGCCGGGGATCATCCTGGCCGAGGTGTACAACACTTTCCCGCATGCGCTGATGATCCTGGTCACCGCGCTGTCGCTGGCCGACGGCCGGTTGTACGAGGCGGCGACCGCGCTGCGCACGCGGCCGTTCCGCCAGTTCATGACGATCACGCTGCCCTCTTGCAAGTACGGTCTCATCAGCGCGGCCACGGTGGTCTTCACCTACGTGGTGAGCGACTTCGGCGCGCCCAAGGTCATCGGCGGCAACTTCAACGTGCTGTCGGTCGATGTGTTCAAGCAGGTGGTCGGGCAGCACAACTTCTCCATCGGCGCGGTGGTGGGCATGCTGCTGCTGCTGCCTTCGATCGTCTCGTTCGTGATCGACTACGTGGTGCGGCGCAAGCTGAAGGCACAGCTCACCGCCCGCTCGGTGCCCTACAGCCCCAAGCGCCGCAAGGTGGCCGATGCGCTGCTCACGCTGTTCTGCACTGTCGTGTGCGGCCTGCTGCTGGCCACCATCGGCATGGCGATCTACACCTCGCTGATTTCGCTCTGGCCCTACGACCTCTCGCTCACGCTCAAGCACTACCACTTCGTGCTGGTCGAGAGCGACATGGCCGCGGCCTACGGCAACAGCCTGATCGTGGCGATGGTCACTGCCGTGGCCGGTTCGCTGATCGTCTTCGTGGGCGCCTACCTCATCGAGAAGACCCGCAACCTTGGCCTCATGCGCAAGGGCATGCACCTGATGGCGGTGCTGTCGATGGCGGTGCCGGGCCTGGTGCTGGGCCTGGGCTACGTGATGTTCTTCAACCATCCGGCCAACCCGCTGAACTTTCTCTACCAGACGATGGCGATCCTGATCATCTCGATGGTGGTGCACTACTACACCTCGAGCCACCTCACGGCGGTGACGGCGCTCAAGCAGATCGACAACGAGTTCGAGGCCGTGTCGGCCTCGCTCAAGGTGCCGTTCTTCAAGACCTTCCTGCGGGTGACGGTGCCGGTGTGCCTGCCGGCCATCCTGGACATCGGGCGCTATTTCTTCGTGGTGTCGATGGCCAGCTTGTCGTGCGCCATCTTTCTCTACACGCCCGAGACCATCCTCGCCTCGGTCGCGATCATGCATCTGGACGACGCCGGCGACATCGGCCCGGCCGCGGCGCTCGCGAGCCTGATCGTGGTCACCTCGACGCTGGTGTGCATCGCCTACTCGCTGCTTACGCGCGTGCTGCTTGCACGCACGCAGGCCTGGCGCAACCTCGGCCGCGGTTGA
- a CDS encoding putative 2-aminoethylphosphonate ABC transporter ATP-binding protein, whose protein sequence is MDMTDTKFIANPVTTAAPAALEIIGVRKDFETFSALRDVHLRVNPGEMLCFLGPSGCGKTTLLRIIAGLETQTAGQILQNGKDVSWLSPDKRDYGIVFQSYALFPNLSIAENIGYGLVNSRARKGEIKARVEELLKLVGLPTSGSKYPSQLSGGQQQRVALARALATRPGLLLLDEPLSALDALERIRLRGEIRRLQKQVGITTIMVTHDQEEALSMADRIVVMNHGVIEQVGTPMEVYEQPATPFVADFVGKVNVLRSVALGNHRFQVGDMELECDACDGAFEPGEAVNLYLRPEDRAVEHLGDDTPNRLQAKVTKVEFLGGLCIAEVTADALHGQVLGLHFSLNQLHDLDIREGNTIDIALRANRIRAFSAARSPKP, encoded by the coding sequence ATGGATATGACCGACACCAAGTTCATTGCCAATCCGGTGACCACGGCCGCCCCCGCAGCGCTGGAGATCATCGGCGTGCGCAAGGACTTCGAGACCTTCAGCGCGCTGCGCGACGTGCACCTGCGCGTGAACCCCGGCGAAATGCTGTGCTTTCTCGGCCCCTCGGGCTGCGGCAAGACCACGCTGCTGCGCATCATCGCGGGGCTGGAGACGCAGACCGCCGGGCAGATCCTGCAGAACGGCAAGGACGTCTCGTGGCTCTCGCCGGACAAGCGCGACTACGGCATCGTGTTCCAGTCGTACGCGCTTTTTCCCAACCTCTCGATTGCCGAGAACATCGGCTACGGTCTCGTAAACAGCCGCGCGCGGAAAGGCGAGATCAAGGCGCGCGTCGAAGAACTGCTGAAGCTCGTTGGCCTGCCGACCTCGGGCAGCAAGTACCCGAGCCAGCTCTCGGGCGGCCAGCAGCAGCGCGTGGCTCTCGCCCGCGCGCTCGCCACCCGCCCCGGCCTCTTGCTGCTCGACGAACCGCTCTCGGCGCTCGATGCGCTGGAGCGCATCCGCCTGCGCGGCGAGATCCGCCGGCTGCAGAAGCAGGTGGGCATCACGACCATCATGGTCACGCACGACCAGGAAGAGGCGCTGTCGATGGCCGACCGCATCGTGGTCATGAACCACGGCGTGATCGAGCAGGTCGGCACGCCGATGGAAGTCTACGAACAGCCGGCCACGCCCTTCGTGGCGGACTTCGTGGGCAAGGTCAACGTGCTGCGTTCGGTGGCGCTGGGCAACCACCGCTTCCAGGTCGGCGACATGGAGCTCGAATGCGATGCATGCGACGGCGCCTTCGAGCCCGGCGAGGCCGTCAACCTTTATCTCCGCCCCGAAGACCGCGCGGTCGAGCATCTGGGCGACGACACGCCCAACAGGCTGCAGGCCAAGGTCACCAAGGTCGAATTCCTCGGCGGCCTCTGCATCGCCGAGGTGACGGCCGATGCGCTGCACGGGCAGGTGCTGGGCCTGCACTTCTCGCTCAACCAGCTGCACGACCTGGACATCCGCGAGGGCAACACCATCGACATCGCGCTGCGCGCCAACCGCATCCGCGCCTTCTCGGCCGCACGCTCGCCCAAGCCATGA
- a CDS encoding putative 2-aminoethylphosphonate ABC transporter substrate-binding protein, with translation MKQSTRRLTAALCVAAFGLMAGTAWAQKTPLLVYTALETDAMKLYKDAFEKANPDIEVKWVRDSTGIVTAKLLAEKANPQADVVAGLAASSLALLQQEGMLLPYEPKGFKELNPAYSDSARPPAWVGMDVWAATICFNRVEAQKLGLPKPETWKDLAKPVYKGTISMPHPASSGTGYLDVSSWLQNMGDAEGWKYMDALHQNIAQYVHSGSKPCKQAGAGEFPIGISFEFRAHQVKKSGAPVDLIFPKEGLGWDIEATSVMKTSKKMDQAKRFADWMASKEANQITSTWWAVVAYPGVASKLEGIPENYEKLLAKNDINWAAKNRERILAEWSKRYEGKAEPK, from the coding sequence ATGAAACAAAGCACGCGCCGTCTCACGGCCGCCCTGTGTGTCGCGGCCTTCGGCCTCATGGCCGGCACGGCGTGGGCGCAGAAGACCCCGCTTCTTGTCTACACGGCGCTCGAAACCGACGCCATGAAGCTCTACAAGGACGCCTTCGAGAAAGCCAACCCCGACATCGAAGTGAAGTGGGTGCGCGACTCCACCGGCATCGTCACCGCCAAGCTGCTGGCTGAAAAAGCCAACCCGCAGGCCGACGTGGTGGCCGGCCTGGCCGCCAGCAGCCTCGCGCTGCTGCAGCAGGAAGGCATGCTCCTTCCGTACGAACCCAAGGGCTTCAAGGAGCTCAACCCCGCCTATTCCGACAGCGCCCGCCCGCCCGCCTGGGTCGGCATGGACGTGTGGGCCGCGACCATTTGCTTCAACCGCGTCGAAGCGCAGAAGCTCGGCCTGCCCAAGCCCGAGACCTGGAAGGACCTGGCCAAGCCCGTCTACAAGGGCACCATCTCGATGCCGCACCCGGCCTCCAGCGGCACCGGCTATCTCGACGTGTCTTCCTGGTTGCAGAACATGGGCGATGCCGAAGGCTGGAAGTACATGGACGCACTGCACCAGAACATCGCGCAGTACGTGCACTCGGGTTCCAAGCCCTGCAAGCAGGCGGGCGCGGGCGAGTTCCCCATCGGCATCTCGTTCGAGTTCCGCGCGCACCAGGTCAAGAAGTCGGGCGCTCCGGTCGACCTGATCTTTCCGAAGGAGGGCCTGGGCTGGGACATCGAGGCCACCAGCGTCATGAAGACGAGCAAGAAGATGGACCAGGCCAAGCGCTTTGCCGACTGGATGGCCAGCAAGGAAGCCAACCAGATCACCTCCACCTGGTGGGCCGTGGTGGCCTACCCCGGCGTGGCCTCGAAGCTCGAGGGCATTCCCGAGAACTACGAGAAATTGCTCGCCAAGAACGACATCAACTGGGCGGCCAAGAACCGCGAACGCATCCTGGCCGAGTGGAGCAAGCGCTACGAAGGCAAGGCCGAACCCAAGTAA
- a CDS encoding phosphonate utilization associated transcriptional regulator: MVTSNHSAALAFLQSSSLPMLMQEEIERLIMTGELPVGSRINESELSQRFNTSRGPIREALRALEEAGLVRNEKNRGVFVREIAFEEADEIYELREALEEIIGRRVALAIAPDAIERLRAMVDAMRSAAQAQDVEQYAQLNLQFHEILLDTAGSKKLTETYKRLVKELHLFRMRALDSGGGLRVSADEHSHIVEAIASGNPETAGHALREHVAGSRSRMHKAFGRADSDATAGSNNPPQKEV; the protein is encoded by the coding sequence ATGGTCACCAGCAATCACTCCGCCGCCCTCGCGTTTCTTCAATCCAGCTCGCTGCCGATGCTGATGCAGGAAGAAATCGAGCGTTTGATCATGACCGGCGAGCTCCCCGTGGGCAGCCGCATCAACGAGAGCGAGCTCTCGCAGCGCTTCAACACCAGCCGCGGTCCGATTCGCGAGGCGCTGCGCGCACTTGAGGAAGCCGGCCTCGTGCGCAACGAAAAGAACCGCGGCGTCTTCGTCCGCGAAATCGCCTTCGAGGAAGCCGACGAGATCTACGAACTGCGCGAGGCGCTGGAAGAAATCATCGGCCGCCGCGTGGCGCTGGCCATCGCGCCCGACGCGATCGAGCGCCTGCGCGCCATGGTCGATGCGATGCGCTCGGCCGCCCAGGCACAGGATGTGGAGCAGTACGCACAGCTCAACCTGCAGTTCCACGAGATCCTGCTCGACACGGCCGGCAGCAAGAAGCTCACCGAGACCTACAAACGCCTCGTGAAGGAGCTGCATCTCTTCAGAATGCGCGCGCTCGACAGCGGCGGTGGCCTGCGGGTCTCGGCCGACGAGCACAGCCACATCGTTGAGGCCATTGCCAGCGGCAACCCCGAGACGGCGGGGCACGCGCTGCGCGAACACGTCGCGGGCAGCCGCTCGCGCATGCACAAGGCCTTTGGCCGCGCCGATTCCGACGCGACCGCGGGATCGAACAACCCACCCCAAAAGGAAGTCTGA
- the phnA gene encoding phosphonoacetate hydrolase, with translation MTQETLEVNARSYRWMARPVVVVCVDGSEPAYLDAAIAAGVAPYFDRMIKSGANLLGDCVVPSFTNPNNLSIVTGVPPAVHGICGNYFFDRELGQEVMMNDPKYLRTGTVLAAFADAGAKVAVVTAKDKLRKLLGHRMKGICFSSEKSDQVTMEENGIDDVLGMVGMPVPSVYSAELSEFVFASGVKLMESRRPDLMYLSTTDYVQHKAAPGSPAANAFYAMMDGYLAQLDALGATIVVTADHGMNDKHGADGSPNVIYLQDVLDEWYGAGTARVILPITDPYVVHHGALGSFATVYAPDEASVPGWIERIKQVPGMELVLSRKDAAQRFELPPDRIGDIVVVSERNTVIGTAASRHDLSALEVPLRSHGGVSEQRVPLICNRPVTGIAANRRLRNFDALDIALNHAQ, from the coding sequence ATGACCCAGGAGACACTCGAAGTCAATGCCAGGAGCTACCGCTGGATGGCGCGCCCCGTCGTGGTCGTGTGCGTGGACGGCAGCGAGCCGGCCTACCTCGATGCGGCCATTGCGGCCGGCGTCGCCCCGTACTTCGATCGGATGATCAAGTCGGGCGCCAACCTGCTGGGCGATTGCGTGGTGCCTTCGTTCACCAACCCGAACAACCTGTCGATCGTGACCGGCGTGCCGCCCGCGGTGCACGGCATCTGCGGCAACTACTTCTTCGACCGCGAGCTGGGCCAGGAAGTGATGATGAACGACCCCAAGTACCTGCGCACCGGCACCGTGCTGGCCGCGTTCGCCGATGCGGGCGCCAAGGTCGCCGTGGTCACGGCCAAGGACAAGCTGCGCAAGCTCCTGGGCCATCGCATGAAGGGCATCTGCTTCTCGTCGGAGAAGTCGGACCAGGTGACGATGGAAGAGAACGGCATCGACGACGTGCTCGGCATGGTCGGCATGCCGGTGCCCTCGGTCTACAGCGCGGAGCTCTCCGAGTTCGTGTTCGCGTCGGGCGTGAAGCTCATGGAATCGCGCCGCCCCGACCTCATGTACCTCTCGACCACCGACTACGTGCAGCACAAGGCCGCGCCCGGCAGCCCCGCGGCCAACGCCTTCTACGCGATGATGGACGGCTACCTCGCGCAGCTCGATGCGCTGGGCGCCACCATCGTGGTCACCGCCGACCACGGCATGAACGACAAGCACGGCGCCGACGGTTCGCCCAACGTCATCTACCTGCAGGACGTGCTCGACGAGTGGTACGGCGCAGGCACGGCGCGCGTGATCCTGCCGATCACCGATCCGTATGTGGTGCACCACGGCGCACTCGGCTCGTTCGCCACCGTCTACGCGCCCGACGAAGCGAGCGTGCCTGGCTGGATCGAGCGCATCAAGCAGGTGCCGGGCATGGAGCTCGTGCTCTCGCGCAAGGACGCCGCGCAGCGCTTCGAGCTGCCGCCCGACCGCATCGGCGACATCGTGGTGGTGAGCGAACGCAACACGGTGATCGGCACCGCGGCGAGCCGCCACGACCTGTCGGCGCTCGAAGTGCCACTGCGCTCGCACGGCGGCGTGTCGGAGCAGCGTGTGCCGCTGATCTGCAACCGTCCGGTGACGGGCATCGCTGCCAACCGGCGCCTGCGCAACTTCGACGCGCTCGATATCGCGCTGAACCACGCCCAATAA